A genomic segment from Flavobacterium inviolabile encodes:
- a CDS encoding WGR domain-containing protein gives MATLYTITIKSIKDTKVIAEVRVDHPDAGSNIGSKDFALQILLETGDIERPYFNKLPIPKEEWKKLVTEHPRKEEYDLMHQYNNGVKLEITPEEGKKRNDRDYWQKHNEELALQYGRKVSSSGMSDGQYYVHFDNEPLKVIDAANKVILSKPIKRKLEKNRYTLEFEVADVEYLHHLREKMIYESAAWNLSSYYKPEINVAQGEAVLLHYKDAKSDKFWQVVQDGASLNITYGKTGTAGQKNIKELDSVQKAEKERDKLINEKLGKGYTRTN, from the coding sequence ATGGCAACACTATACACGATCACAATAAAGAGCATAAAAGATACCAAAGTAATAGCCGAAGTTCGCGTAGACCACCCCGATGCGGGGAGCAATATCGGTTCCAAAGACTTTGCTTTGCAAATACTGCTTGAAACAGGGGACATTGAAAGACCTTATTTCAATAAACTTCCGATTCCTAAAGAGGAATGGAAAAAACTGGTTACGGAACATCCGCGAAAGGAGGAATATGATTTAATGCATCAGTATAATAACGGTGTGAAGCTTGAAATCACCCCTGAAGAAGGAAAAAAAAGAAATGACCGTGACTATTGGCAAAAACACAACGAGGAACTTGCGTTGCAATATGGCAGGAAAGTTTCAAGCAGCGGAATGTCGGATGGGCAGTATTATGTTCACTTTGATAATGAACCCTTGAAAGTAATCGATGCTGCCAACAAAGTAATCCTATCAAAACCTATCAAGAGGAAGCTTGAAAAGAACCGGTACACCCTGGAGTTTGAAGTTGCCGATGTGGAATACCTGCACCACCTTCGGGAAAAGATGATCTATGAGTCGGCAGCATGGAACCTTTCCTCATATTATAAGCCTGAAATAAACGTTGCACAAGGCGAAGCGGTATTACTACACTATAAAGATGCTAAAAGCGATAAGTTCTGGCAGGTTGTACAGGATGGTGCCTCATTAAATATTACCTACGGAAAAACAGGAACTGCCGGACAGAAAAATATAAAAGAATTGGATTCCGTACAAAAAGCCGAAAAAGAGCGCGACAAACTGATAAACGAAAAACTGGGTAAAGGATATACAAGAACAAACTAA
- a CDS encoding tetratricopeptide repeat-containing sensor histidine kinase, with protein MKSLKIKWLYLFYCSLFGAGSLLHAQDYKHIDSLQYVADAYSRAGQNYKAAVAQIDVDVAFMIANRPLRDRSAYRTAQAYVRSRQYDEAFYHITRAFEGMCQSNDSIGIAYCYSVMGQLFGFKKDYTKAADYHHKALNILKRNAPQKENTATAKVLYADFFIRQKKYAAALKPLSEALAVTSGKGFYNTKAYIKDKLGFCHAMLGNPRQAERYYREAMAHEKTNRYVDIRMSILKHLGELYLSCNDIPKAKSFLEQCIALKPLNEESENYVLANRLLAELYGKLGNYEQAYTYRIEAVQAKMGLMNEAMLTNTEARSVKFDTEQLTLQNSLLQATAEIQKVEAQQANVKKNVFLLGFIFTIIVLVTLLVFLHFYFRQKRAITANRNNELKQQLLLTQMNPHFIFNSVDTIQNLIYEDKNDEAVNYLSKLSQLTLQILENSSLQYISLREEFNMTVNYLAIQQLLYNNFNYEIVAEDGIDTETTFIPPMLTQPFIENAVKHGIAGKKSDGWIQVRFYKKRNKLYFEVTDNGKGLTGKTREGHRSMATKITSERLNAMQGTIEIANIVDNGIVKGTVSRFPIPYKIKNNLA; from the coding sequence ATGAAAAGCCTTAAAATCAAGTGGCTATATCTGTTTTACTGCAGCCTTTTCGGTGCGGGCAGCCTGCTTCATGCTCAGGATTATAAACACATCGACTCGTTACAATACGTAGCCGATGCCTACAGCAGAGCCGGACAGAACTACAAGGCCGCCGTGGCCCAAATTGATGTGGATGTCGCCTTTATGATCGCCAACAGGCCGCTTCGGGACAGGTCGGCATACCGCACCGCACAAGCCTATGTAAGATCCCGGCAATATGACGAAGCCTTTTATCATATCACCAGAGCATTTGAAGGAATGTGCCAGTCTAACGATTCCATTGGCATTGCATATTGCTATAGCGTAATGGGTCAGCTCTTCGGATTTAAAAAAGATTACACCAAAGCTGCCGATTACCACCATAAAGCGCTGAATATTCTCAAAAGAAACGCACCTCAAAAAGAAAACACTGCTACGGCCAAGGTACTTTATGCCGACTTTTTTATCCGTCAAAAGAAATATGCCGCAGCATTAAAACCACTATCCGAAGCCCTTGCCGTAACATCCGGCAAAGGCTTTTATAATACAAAGGCCTACATAAAGGACAAGCTAGGTTTTTGCCATGCCATGCTTGGCAATCCCCGGCAAGCAGAACGGTATTACCGCGAGGCAATGGCTCATGAAAAAACAAATCGGTATGTGGACATCCGGATGAGTATTTTAAAACATTTGGGGGAACTTTACCTTTCCTGTAACGACATTCCAAAAGCGAAGTCCTTTTTGGAACAATGCATTGCCCTAAAGCCATTAAACGAGGAAAGCGAAAATTATGTTCTGGCTAACCGGCTGCTGGCAGAATTATATGGGAAACTGGGCAACTATGAACAGGCATATACTTATAGAATAGAAGCCGTACAAGCCAAAATGGGACTAATGAACGAGGCAATGCTCACCAATACCGAAGCCCGTTCGGTAAAATTCGATACCGAACAGCTGACACTGCAAAACAGCCTCCTCCAGGCTACCGCCGAAATACAAAAAGTCGAAGCACAACAGGCGAACGTAAAGAAAAACGTATTCCTGCTCGGTTTTATATTTACCATTATCGTGTTGGTCACTCTTCTGGTATTCCTCCATTTTTACTTCAGACAGAAAAGAGCCATCACAGCCAACAGAAACAACGAACTGAAGCAGCAATTACTGCTTACACAAATGAACCCGCACTTTATCTTCAACTCCGTAGATACCATACAAAACCTTATTTACGAAGATAAAAATGACGAAGCTGTCAATTACCTTTCGAAACTCTCACAGCTTACCCTCCAGATACTGGAGAACTCTTCGCTGCAATACATCAGTCTCAGAGAAGAATTCAACATGACGGTCAACTACCTCGCTATACAGCAACTGCTCTATAATAATTTCAATTATGAAATCGTCGCAGAAGATGGGATTGACACCGAAACAACCTTCATTCCCCCGATGCTCACCCAGCCATTTATCGAAAACGCTGTAAAGCACGGAATCGCCGGAAAAAAATCAGATGGCTGGATACAGGTCCGATTCTACAAAAAGCGCAACAAACTTTACTTTGAGGTAACAGATAACGGAAAAGGGCTTACCGGAAAAACACGAGAAGGACATCGGTCTATGGCTACAAAAATTACATCCGAAAGGCTCAATGCCATGCAGGGAACCATTGAAATAGCCAACATAGTCGATAACGGCATTGTAAAAGGCACTGTAAGCCGTTTCCCGATTCCGTACAAAATAAAAAATAACCTTGCATGA
- a CDS encoding histidine kinase, with translation MKQFCILYFVTCFLLLLPQAVIAQHNHGKTSPEAQIDILNRLGATYHEKGNFEQAESLFQKAIALCRMHRLDKKLGQSLYNLSSLYTETANYETAIKLGEECVEVLQKHDDKETIAKGLMNLETCWRKRGIVINVMIYADSAVKALRPLKKDTLLELALWRQGEVYRKINTLLAIPMLKEALVLAQRIPELHNLDNIYNSLGQCYIEPYTTVYDAAIAERYFQMALQAALKYDKKEVNDSRIQYGKMCIVNKKYKEAEHQLKLVYHDAAATNNNDQLSVAAFCLSEMYFARNNFQTAYHYLKEHEALEEQYNTAQKKSTADMMAFNFKTGRVETQNKLLKQQRELQRVKQEQVSFRNNVKIGVSVAVALFLVTITLVLYRFNKKKNLLLSKKSTTLRQQLLLTQMSPHFITSSIESIQNLIREDKPEVAATYLSKFTRLTRQILESSTSDYISLDEEIAMITNYLTVQQLLHPGGFSFTVDDDGMDTEAIYIPPMLTQPLLANAVNRVLAGTSQHSVTVQLLLKNNKLLIGVSDSGGPLKPGEQQHILESWAINITAERLAAPVTVKNVILEEGTTGVRTQLEIHYITDD, from the coding sequence ATGAAGCAATTCTGTATCTTATACTTCGTTACCTGTTTCCTGTTGCTTTTGCCGCAGGCAGTGATTGCGCAGCATAATCACGGAAAAACTTCGCCTGAAGCGCAGATCGACATCCTGAATCGTTTGGGTGCGACCTACCATGAAAAAGGGAATTTTGAACAGGCCGAATCGCTGTTCCAGAAAGCCATAGCCCTTTGCCGGATGCACAGGCTCGACAAAAAACTAGGTCAGAGCCTCTACAACCTTTCGTCACTGTATACCGAAACCGCCAATTATGAAACCGCGATAAAACTTGGCGAAGAATGTGTGGAAGTACTCCAAAAACACGACGATAAGGAAACCATTGCCAAAGGCCTGATGAACCTTGAAACATGCTGGCGGAAGCGTGGAATAGTAATCAACGTCATGATCTATGCCGACAGTGCCGTGAAGGCTTTAAGACCTTTAAAAAAAGATACACTCTTGGAACTGGCCCTTTGGCGACAAGGAGAAGTATACCGGAAAATAAATACCTTACTGGCGATACCCATGCTCAAAGAGGCGCTGGTTCTGGCACAAAGAATACCCGAGCTACACAACCTGGATAACATTTACAATTCGCTGGGGCAATGCTATATCGAGCCTTATACGACAGTATATGACGCTGCCATTGCTGAACGTTATTTCCAGATGGCTTTGCAGGCTGCGCTAAAGTATGACAAAAAGGAAGTGAACGATAGCCGCATACAGTATGGCAAAATGTGTATCGTCAACAAAAAGTACAAAGAAGCAGAACATCAGTTAAAGCTAGTGTACCACGATGCCGCTGCCACCAATAACAACGATCAGCTGTCGGTTGCCGCCTTTTGCCTTAGTGAGATGTACTTTGCCAGGAACAATTTTCAAACGGCTTACCATTACCTGAAGGAACACGAAGCGCTCGAAGAACAGTACAATACCGCGCAGAAAAAAAGCACGGCAGATATGATGGCCTTTAACTTTAAAACCGGAAGGGTAGAAACGCAAAACAAGCTCCTTAAACAACAGCGCGAACTACAACGGGTAAAACAGGAACAGGTGAGTTTCCGCAATAACGTAAAAATAGGCGTTTCGGTAGCTGTAGCCCTTTTTCTGGTTACAATTACACTGGTACTGTACCGATTCAACAAAAAGAAAAACCTGCTGCTATCCAAAAAGAGCACCACGCTACGCCAGCAATTGCTGCTCACGCAAATGAGTCCCCATTTTATAACATCATCCATCGAAAGCATACAAAACCTCATCAGGGAAGACAAGCCGGAGGTTGCTGCTACCTATCTTTCCAAATTCACCCGTCTGACCCGCCAGATACTGGAAAGCAGTACAAGCGACTATATTTCGCTGGATGAAGAGATCGCCATGATAACCAACTACCTCACGGTTCAGCAGCTGCTCCATCCAGGTGGCTTTAGCTTTACCGTTGACGACGATGGCATGGATACCGAAGCCATTTACATCCCCCCTATGCTCACGCAGCCATTGCTTGCCAATGCCGTAAATAGAGTATTGGCCGGTACCAGCCAACATTCTGTTACCGTACAATTGCTGCTCAAAAACAACAAGCTACTGATTGGGGTAAGCGACTCCGGCGGACCATTAAAGCCGGGTGAGCAACAACATATTTTGGAATCGTGGGCTATAAACATAACCGCCGAAAGACTTGCGGCACCTGTAACGGTAAAAAATGTCATCCTCGAAGAGGGTACTACCGGTGTAAGGACACAGTTGGAAATACACTACATTACCGATGACTAA
- a CDS encoding tetratricopeptide repeat protein encodes MERIDHDELKAVISNDAFDKYTSEQLFSDTKYYFESMKSAPFFGEETLGIYVDIYKKLGEKGYSPALYELGLLYYNGEFWLPSDYALSLDYHQKAAASGNADAMFELYVYYATGIGTEIDSETATDWNLKAANAGSDRACYNMGTFYATGNNMPQDMEKAVNWYDKASQLGNVRATETLGLMYRYGEGVPQDEAKADTYEKLENEQREAFLRRMDEM; translated from the coding sequence ATGGAACGTATTGATCACGACGAACTGAAAGCGGTAATCAGCAATGATGCTTTTGACAAATACACCAGCGAACAACTATTTAGCGATACAAAATACTATTTTGAGTCGATGAAATCGGCACCTTTCTTTGGGGAGGAAACCCTCGGGATATATGTCGACATTTATAAAAAACTTGGCGAAAAAGGCTATAGTCCTGCGCTGTACGAACTGGGATTGCTGTATTACAATGGCGAATTCTGGCTGCCTTCGGATTATGCATTATCCCTGGACTACCACCAAAAAGCCGCTGCATCGGGCAACGCCGATGCTATGTTTGAACTGTACGTATATTACGCCACCGGCATCGGGACCGAAATAGATTCAGAAACAGCTACAGACTGGAACCTGAAAGCGGCCAATGCTGGCAGCGACAGGGCATGCTACAATATGGGTACTTTTTATGCCACAGGAAACAATATGCCACAGGATATGGAAAAAGCGGTAAACTGGTACGATAAAGCTTCGCAGCTTGGAAATGTACGGGCTACAGAAACCCTTGGCCTGATGTATCGCTATGGTGAGGGTGTACCGCAGGACGAAGCGAAAGCCGATACCTACGAAAAACTGGAAAACGAACAGCGTGAGGCGTTTTTACGCCGTATGGACGAAATGTAA